One stretch of Elstera cyanobacteriorum DNA includes these proteins:
- a CDS encoding LodA/GoxA family CTQ-dependent oxidase: MDHLKAPQAGAPPSIDCSVDPIASLKAMFVDMVQAGRIAKGQCPALRPVFLKPHGVAAAQFRIRADLPAHYQVGLFAHVGKAFDAWVRFSSDTLPTLGDFKSTLGIGIKLFDVPGAKLIGNPDAPTFDFILQNFDVFFVNTAADMCAFTKAGVVDGDYGPYLAAHPETAELLDAMAKPVASVLATPYWSGLPFCFGDTYAKYKLEPTLYVDPPATDPTDPTYLAADLASRLSAGAVSFRFMVQLRTVPDQMPLDEATVVWPEDLSPPIHVADLVIAQQDVNARGQAAYGENLSMNIWRVTEAHMPVGSIADARRVVYAAAAELRRDVNGVPVGEPEVPRPLPVDAPRGADTTIVRAAIHPAIGIARIGDAATEYFIGPEVVDAPPESAPPPNFYRDPTGAMKRQAARFRIYGYNAAGEVVRELTSDNADITWTVHVANRKSQWYQFQYALDIPEAVDAPDNAFPLRNPDIPTADRGVLAIDPGPRSISGRSVSGPAYAFDTGSFKGVPVPLGEVQTDADGRLIFLGGRGKSASPSEAPVYDPDNPPSFNNANDWYDDTSDGPVLAEVSINGTPVPVEGAWVVVAPPNYAPDIISWRTMYDLLCDVSVQAGWMSMPDTPSFTNDILPILQRLSNLQWVNKGFAAYFGKGCPLDFNNPALIEKLAQKPSGGDDPYGELRRTLFNNFRPEAPSVAEPVAWPHVQPWIYGDAFGSFSATGPGNMLTMTGLQEAILRKWVEGSFIADWPAALKPVTKISEVPLAEQPHMLDKAALHYCLSDTFHPGCEMTWPMRHASLYSGPFRIRLRPADQPEPDYGPTMTPLLVEKVGGPLYAQPPGGITRWMAIPWQGDTAFCRSGYDPEYDPYLPTFWAARVPNQVLTEADYAKVIDTSLPRAERVAAYNRRASWLRAIQNHQTAEVMMDMIADFGQLGIVEARPGVKDDPDFPEYIYVETLAPGTVKAAADKAVQLLAAAPQPAGKLEKAGWASQEQLEAFRAVRVQKR; the protein is encoded by the coding sequence GTGGACCATCTTAAAGCACCGCAGGCCGGCGCGCCGCCGTCTATTGACTGTTCGGTTGATCCGATTGCGTCCCTGAAGGCCATGTTTGTCGATATGGTGCAGGCGGGTCGGATTGCGAAGGGGCAGTGCCCTGCTCTCCGGCCTGTGTTTTTAAAGCCCCACGGCGTTGCAGCGGCACAGTTCCGCATCCGCGCCGATTTGCCAGCGCACTATCAAGTTGGTCTTTTCGCGCACGTCGGCAAAGCTTTTGACGCCTGGGTGCGTTTTTCGTCCGACACACTCCCGACCCTTGGCGATTTCAAATCGACGCTTGGCATCGGCATCAAGCTGTTCGACGTGCCCGGCGCGAAACTGATCGGCAATCCCGATGCGCCGACCTTTGATTTCATTTTGCAGAATTTCGACGTGTTCTTCGTCAATACCGCCGCCGATATGTGCGCCTTCACCAAGGCAGGTGTAGTGGATGGCGACTATGGCCCGTATCTTGCCGCCCATCCCGAGACCGCCGAATTGCTGGATGCGATGGCAAAGCCGGTCGCGAGCGTGCTGGCAACGCCTTATTGGAGTGGTCTGCCGTTCTGCTTCGGCGACACATACGCCAAATATAAGTTGGAGCCGACGCTCTACGTCGATCCCCCTGCAACCGATCCGACGGACCCGACTTATCTTGCCGCCGATCTCGCCAGCCGCCTGAGCGCAGGGGCGGTAAGCTTCCGCTTTATGGTGCAGCTTCGCACCGTGCCGGACCAAATGCCGCTGGATGAAGCGACAGTGGTCTGGCCAGAAGACCTTAGCCCGCCCATCCATGTCGCCGACCTTGTGATCGCACAGCAGGATGTTAACGCGCGCGGTCAGGCCGCCTATGGCGAAAATCTGTCGATGAATATCTGGCGCGTGACGGAGGCCCATATGCCCGTCGGCTCGATCGCCGATGCGCGCCGGGTGGTCTATGCCGCCGCCGCCGAACTCCGCCGGGATGTAAACGGTGTTCCCGTTGGCGAGCCGGAGGTGCCGCGCCCGCTGCCCGTCGATGCGCCGCGCGGGGCCGATACCACCATCGTTCGGGCGGCCATTCATCCGGCGATTGGCATTGCGCGCATCGGCGACGCGGCGACGGAATATTTCATCGGGCCGGAAGTCGTCGATGCGCCGCCGGAAAGTGCGCCGCCGCCCAATTTTTACCGCGATCCGACCGGGGCAATGAAGCGCCAAGCCGCTCGCTTCCGTATCTATGGCTATAATGCAGCGGGCGAGGTTGTGCGCGAGCTGACCAGTGACAATGCCGATATCACCTGGACTGTCCATGTGGCCAACCGCAAGTCGCAATGGTACCAGTTCCAATATGCGCTGGATATTCCCGAAGCGGTGGACGCGCCGGACAATGCCTTTCCCCTGCGCAATCCCGATATTCCGACAGCGGATCGGGGCGTCCTCGCCATCGACCCCGGGCCGCGCAGTATCTCGGGCCGCTCGGTTTCCGGTCCCGCCTATGCCTTCGATACGGGAAGCTTTAAAGGCGTTCCCGTGCCCTTGGGTGAGGTCCAGACCGATGCCGATGGGCGGTTGATTTTCCTGGGCGGTCGCGGCAAATCAGCCTCGCCCTCGGAGGCCCCGGTCTATGACCCCGATAACCCACCCAGCTTCAATAATGCCAATGATTGGTATGATGATACCTCTGACGGCCCGGTCTTGGCCGAGGTCTCAATCAATGGCACGCCAGTCCCGGTCGAAGGGGCTTGGGTGGTGGTCGCCCCGCCAAACTACGCACCGGATATCATCAGTTGGCGGACGATGTACGACCTGCTGTGCGATGTTTCGGTGCAGGCGGGCTGGATGTCGATGCCGGACACGCCGTCGTTCACCAATGATATTTTGCCGATCCTGCAACGGCTCAGCAATCTTCAGTGGGTGAACAAAGGTTTTGCGGCCTATTTCGGCAAGGGCTGCCCGCTCGATTTCAATAACCCCGCCTTGATTGAAAAACTGGCGCAGAAACCCAGCGGCGGCGACGATCCTTACGGCGAGTTGCGCCGCACCCTCTTCAACAACTTCCGCCCGGAAGCTCCCAGCGTGGCGGAGCCCGTTGCTTGGCCGCACGTTCAGCCGTGGATCTACGGCGATGCGTTCGGCAGTTTCTCCGCGACCGGCCCCGGCAATATGCTGACCATGACCGGCTTGCAGGAAGCTATCCTGCGCAAATGGGTGGAAGGTAGCTTTATTGCCGACTGGCCGGCGGCGCTGAAGCCCGTCACGAAGATTAGCGAGGTTCCGCTGGCCGAACAGCCGCATATGCTCGATAAGGCGGCGCTTCACTATTGCTTGTCGGATACCTTCCATCCAGGGTGTGAAATGACCTGGCCGATGCGGCACGCCAGCCTTTATTCCGGCCCGTTCCGCATTCGCCTGCGCCCTGCCGATCAGCCCGAACCGGATTATGGTCCGACCATGACCCCGCTGCTGGTCGAAAAAGTCGGTGGGCCGCTTTACGCCCAGCCGCCGGGCGGCATCACCCGCTGGATGGCGATTCCCTGGCAGGGCGATACCGCCTTTTGCCGCTCGGGCTATGATCCCGAATATGATCCTTATCTGCCCACCTTCTGGGCCGCGCGCGTGCCCAATCAGGTGCTGACGGAGGCGGATTACGCCAAGGTGATCGACACCAGTCTGCCCCGGGCAGAGCGCGTCGCCGCCTATAACCGCCGCGCCAGTTGGTTGCGGGCGATCCAAAACCACCAAACTGCCGAGGTGATGATGGATATGATCGCCGATTTTGGCCAATTGGGCATTGTCGAGGCCCGGCCCGGCGTGAAGGACGATCCTGATTTCCCCGAGTATATCTACGTCGAAACCCTGGCGCCCGGCACCGTTAAGGCGGCGGCGGATAAGGCAGTGCAGCTCCTGGCCGCCGCGCCGCAGCCAGCGGGTAAGTTGGAGAAAGCCGGGTGGGCTAGCCAGGAACAGCTCGAAGCCTTCCGGGCCGTGCGTGTCCAAAAGCGGTAA
- a CDS encoding NAD(P)/FAD-dependent oxidoreductase: MSKSGKADLRYEAANVDVLIAGAGPAGALAARHLALAGRLVLIVDRLRPASPRLGETLPGAGVRLLVRQGLGSVAEAGAHHTPVGGSLTVWGSPHAMPSDALRDPYGPGLRLDRAQFDAALRSACRAAGCSWWTASLQHLQRDESGWRIGLDDGRYVRTRVVIDATGRAARVARRLGVSQQRTSELVAVYRIAHPTTNTDLSRTVIEATPDGWIYAGRLADGRWAVGYHTLPKTAVQVRQSSDLWAATLSAAPYLRDCLGPIVWAEPGIAREAGGIGLSVPYGDGWLAVGDAALAFDPIAGQGLFNALRTGLAAAEALLAATPSALSAYGAELARVAAIYAGRRAALYQAETRWADRPFWQAQQQAAILAAAPAVG; this comes from the coding sequence GTGTCCAAAAGCGGTAAGGCTGACCTGCGCTACGAAGCGGCGAACGTCGATGTGTTGATTGCCGGGGCGGGGCCGGCGGGGGCGTTGGCCGCCCGACACCTCGCCCTAGCCGGTCGGTTGGTGCTCATTGTCGACCGGTTGCGCCCGGCATCGCCACGGCTTGGGGAAACGCTGCCCGGGGCGGGGGTGCGACTTCTGGTACGGCAAGGCCTCGGGTCGGTCGCCGAAGCCGGGGCGCATCACACGCCCGTTGGCGGCAGCCTGACGGTTTGGGGCAGCCCCCACGCTATGCCCAGCGATGCGCTGCGTGACCCCTATGGCCCGGGCCTGCGCCTTGACCGGGCGCAGTTCGACGCCGCGCTGCGAAGCGCCTGCCGAGCGGCGGGCTGCTCCTGGTGGACGGCGAGCCTTCAGCATCTCCAGCGCGACGAAAGCGGGTGGCGCATCGGTCTCGACGATGGCCGCTACGTCCGGACAAGGGTCGTCATCGATGCAACCGGGCGCGCGGCGCGCGTGGCCCGACGACTGGGGGTATCCCAGCAGCGAACGTCGGAGTTGGTCGCAGTCTATCGGATTGCTCACCCGACGACGAATACCGATCTCTCCCGCACGGTGATCGAAGCAACACCCGACGGTTGGATTTATGCCGGGCGGCTGGCCGATGGCCGCTGGGCCGTTGGGTATCATACCCTGCCGAAGACGGCGGTTCAGGTGCGGCAATCCTCGGACCTATGGGCGGCGACGCTGAGCGCCGCCCCTTATCTTCGCGACTGCCTGGGGCCGATAGTCTGGGCGGAACCCGGCATTGCGCGCGAAGCCGGGGGGATTGGGCTGAGCGTTCCCTATGGCGATGGTTGGCTTGCCGTCGGTGATGCCGCACTGGCCTTCGACCCGATTGCTGGACAGGGGCTTTTCAATGCCTTGCGCACGGGCCTTGCCGCCGCCGAAGCACTCCTCGCCGCCACCCCATCCGCCCTATCGGCCTATGGTGCGGAGCTAGCGCGGGTCGCGGCAATTTACGCGGGGCGGCGGGCTGCCCTGTACCAAGCCGAAACCCGCTGGGCCGATCGCCCATTCTGGCAGGCGCAGCAGCAAGCGGCCATACTTGCTGCTGCGCCTGCGGTTGGGTGA
- a CDS encoding sensor histidine kinase has translation MKGRLFWKIWLGFWATSLLLSYGLWLYWSVAPAADFQEWDAPLAVGRVLTASATTALEHGGPAALARQIDDWPQEERGRLSLQSEILDCSPSNNRQIATMVETASNRYCLRYATPPLPEEATNFLAMPPDDLVAAALAGLVFSAALAWYLAYPIHQLRQGFSRLADGDFTVRLNDAMGRRRDEIADLANDFDRMAGRLAELVEARDRLLHDVSHELRSPLARMRLAIGLLRRDPARFDISLQRIDSEADHIDKIVGELLTLARLESGVDHEGEYFDLLDVLELVLGDVMFEAEAQNIKIDADLPREPAEHDWLIAGSGLLIRRATENILRNALRFSSPTQTIRVTLTTQGEGCLLIVEDDGPGIRTSEPNSLLQPFVRDTPYDNSGYGLGLAIARRAVVACGGDLHLSNRTPTGLCVKISLPLASLNGLGKFHPVIQ, from the coding sequence ATGAAAGGCCGGCTTTTCTGGAAAATCTGGCTTGGCTTCTGGGCAACGTCCCTGCTGCTGAGCTACGGCCTTTGGCTGTACTGGTCGGTTGCACCGGCGGCGGATTTTCAGGAGTGGGATGCCCCGCTGGCAGTGGGGCGCGTACTCACCGCGTCCGCGACAACGGCGCTCGAGCACGGCGGACCAGCCGCTTTGGCGCGGCAGATCGACGATTGGCCGCAAGAAGAACGCGGGCGGCTGTCCCTACAGTCCGAGATTCTCGACTGCTCGCCGTCAAACAATCGGCAGATTGCAACTATGGTCGAGACCGCGAGCAACCGCTATTGCCTACGGTACGCCACACCGCCCCTTCCCGAAGAAGCCACGAACTTTCTAGCAATGCCGCCGGACGATCTTGTCGCGGCGGCCCTGGCTGGCCTCGTTTTCAGCGCAGCGCTTGCCTGGTACCTCGCCTATCCTATCCATCAGTTGCGCCAGGGCTTTAGCCGATTAGCGGACGGCGATTTTACGGTGCGGTTGAATGATGCTATGGGCCGCCGCCGCGATGAAATTGCCGATCTTGCCAATGATTTCGATCGCATGGCGGGGCGATTGGCGGAACTCGTTGAAGCCCGTGACCGGCTGCTCCACGATGTCTCTCATGAATTACGCTCGCCGCTGGCTCGGATGCGCCTCGCAATTGGACTGCTTCGGCGCGACCCCGCTCGGTTCGACATTTCGCTCCAACGCATCGATTCTGAGGCGGATCACATCGATAAAATCGTAGGCGAATTACTGACCCTGGCGAGGCTTGAAAGCGGCGTCGATCACGAAGGCGAATATTTTGACCTTCTCGATGTACTTGAACTCGTCCTCGGCGATGTGATGTTCGAGGCCGAGGCGCAAAACATAAAAATCGATGCTGATCTGCCGAGGGAACCCGCGGAACACGATTGGCTGATTGCGGGCAGCGGTCTATTAATCCGGCGCGCAACCGAAAATATTCTGCGAAATGCGCTGCGCTTTTCATCCCCCACCCAAACCATTCGCGTAACGCTGACGACGCAGGGGGAAGGCTGCTTGCTGATCGTTGAAGACGATGGCCCGGGGATTCGCACGAGCGAACCGAACAGCCTCCTCCAGCCCTTCGTTCGCGACACCCCCTACGATAATAGTGGCTATGGTTTAGGCCTTGCCATCGCGCGGCGGGCAGTTGTGGCCTGCGGCGGCGACCTTCATCTGAGCAACCGCACTCCCACCGGTCTATGCGTTAAAATCAGCTTACCGTTGGCGAGCCTTAATGGCCTTGGGAAATTTCATCCAGTGATACAGTAG
- a CDS encoding response regulator transcription factor, with amino-acid sequence MIIDDDAVLSRMLGEFLSEEGFSVTTATNGEDGAVLALSGRFAAVILDIMLPRINGVEVLRRVRAESAVPVIMLTARGTFVDRIVGLELGADDYVAKPYHPRELVARLRAILRRTNGPRREGALTLGALNLDSARRDASWQSQPIDLTATEFKLLETLMISGENVATKDALSLTVLGRTRQPYDRSIDVHASNLRLKLEKATTGEIMVETIRGVGYRLRAAS; translated from the coding sequence TTGATAATCGACGATGATGCCGTCCTAAGCCGAATGCTGGGCGAGTTTCTCTCTGAGGAGGGGTTCTCGGTAACGACGGCGACCAACGGCGAAGACGGCGCAGTTCTGGCACTATCCGGCCGGTTTGCTGCCGTGATCCTCGACATCATGCTGCCGCGCATCAATGGTGTGGAGGTACTGCGACGGGTCCGCGCCGAGAGCGCTGTGCCCGTTATTATGTTAACTGCGCGCGGCACCTTCGTGGATCGGATCGTCGGTCTCGAACTCGGCGCCGACGACTATGTCGCAAAACCCTATCATCCGCGCGAGTTGGTCGCGCGCCTGCGCGCTATCCTGCGCCGTACGAATGGTCCACGACGTGAGGGAGCGCTAACGCTCGGCGCCTTGAACCTTGATAGCGCGCGACGTGATGCCAGTTGGCAGAGCCAACCCATCGACCTGACGGCAACAGAGTTCAAGCTTCTTGAAACATTGATGATCAGTGGCGAGAACGTTGCGACGAAAGACGCCCTCTCGCTCACCGTATTGGGACGAACGCGGCAGCCTTACGACCGTAGCATCGACGTCCATGCCAGTAATCTCCGTCTGAAGCTTGAGAAGGCGACCACGGGCGAGATTATGGTCGAAACTATCCGAGGCGTCGGCTATCGGTTGCGGGCGGCGTCATGA
- a CDS encoding asparagine synthetase B family protein, giving the protein MCGFAAAINWPEAAATVGQLIEGLRHRGDVTDPLVQVAPYTVLCTRRLRIVDSERAIQPQVSCDGRLIVSFNGQIYNHAILRDEMIALGVRFQTESDTEVLVNALSVWGPQALERLSGMYAFVAVDIDSGGFLAARDPFGIKPLYVIQSGAGFLFCSEMKPLLDTVADGDVMMLPPGYALTATRCVPFQSAIHQPRGRRYPSDPATLDALLSEAVRTHLPPGLPVATLFSGGIDSTLIAHYARKFLPDSPGYFVGGETAPDYPFAAEYAAQTGYDLRFVEFEPESDAVFARIRDAVVTSESFEPNLIRGALCSLAAAERMRRDGFRIALCGEGADELFCGYPLLKLPFLDGNAQGEPIRDECLGLMHRVSLQRVDRCSMHYQIETRVPFLDPTVAEYALGLDAAALVRMQNGIPVGKVALRDLYDLYPESLPSAIRSRAKVLFDVGSGLKDTVWKARFNDEISDRAFCDGQKEFARFSIQSKEELYYLRQLSQVIDVDRVPHLQDRAWILSPIDRYAERLKAYAS; this is encoded by the coding sequence ATGTGCGGGTTTGCTGCTGCAATCAACTGGCCGGAAGCTGCCGCCACGGTTGGTCAGCTAATCGAAGGGCTTCGGCATCGTGGGGACGTCACCGACCCCTTGGTCCAGGTGGCACCCTACACAGTCCTCTGTACGCGCCGACTACGGATAGTTGATAGTGAACGCGCCATCCAGCCGCAGGTTTCCTGTGACGGTCGTCTCATAGTCTCGTTCAACGGGCAGATCTATAATCATGCGATATTAAGAGATGAGATGATCGCGCTCGGGGTGCGATTTCAGACTGAGTCGGATACCGAGGTCTTAGTCAATGCTCTGAGTGTCTGGGGGCCTCAAGCCCTCGAACGACTCTCAGGCATGTATGCGTTCGTCGCCGTCGACATTGATAGCGGTGGGTTTCTGGCCGCCCGCGACCCTTTCGGCATAAAACCCCTCTACGTGATACAGTCAGGGGCGGGTTTTCTATTCTGTTCGGAGATGAAGCCGCTTCTCGATACTGTAGCGGATGGCGATGTTATGATGTTACCGCCCGGCTACGCGCTTACGGCGACCCGCTGCGTACCGTTTCAGTCGGCGATCCATCAGCCAAGGGGTAGACGCTATCCAAGTGATCCCGCGACACTCGACGCACTATTATCTGAGGCCGTTCGCACGCATTTGCCGCCGGGCTTACCGGTCGCGACACTGTTCAGCGGCGGTATCGACAGTACACTTATCGCCCATTACGCGCGGAAATTCCTGCCCGACAGCCCTGGCTACTTTGTCGGTGGGGAAACCGCGCCGGATTACCCCTTTGCGGCGGAATATGCCGCACAGACCGGATATGATCTGCGCTTCGTTGAGTTCGAGCCCGAGAGCGATGCGGTATTCGCAAGGATCAGGGATGCGGTCGTAACCAGCGAATCCTTTGAGCCAAACCTTATTCGGGGGGCGCTTTGCTCGCTTGCTGCGGCCGAGCGGATGCGGCGGGATGGCTTTCGGATTGCCCTGTGCGGCGAGGGGGCGGATGAGTTATTTTGTGGTTACCCCTTGCTGAAGCTGCCCTTTCTTGACGGTAACGCCCAAGGTGAACCGATTCGCGATGAATGCCTGGGGCTCATGCACCGGGTTAGCCTGCAGCGGGTTGATCGTTGTTCCATGCACTATCAGATCGAGACGCGGGTTCCCTTTCTCGACCCAACAGTCGCGGAGTATGCACTAGGCCTTGATGCTGCCGCGCTGGTTCGAATGCAGAACGGTATTCCGGTCGGTAAGGTGGCTCTGCGCGATTTATATGATCTTTACCCAGAAAGCCTTCCCTCGGCCATTCGAAGCCGCGCGAAAGTGCTCTTCGACGTTGGTAGCGGTCTCAAAGATACCGTTTGGAAAGCTCGCTTCAACGACGAGATCTCGGATCGCGCCTTTTGTGATGGGCAGAAGGAATTTGCGCGCTTTTCCATTCAATCGAAGGAAGAGCTCTATTACTTGCGCCAACTTTCGCAGGTCATAGATGTTGATCGCGTTCCGCATCTGCAGGATCGCGCCTGGATATTGAGCCCCATAGATCGATATGCTGAAAGGCTTAAAGCCTATGCGTCGTAA
- a CDS encoding N-acetyltransferase — translation MTSQNVSLTVADLNDFPDFKKELQAAFAIAVIEEFGGLPDGPIPSDRDLDNSLHAPGAVPLRILCEGRNVGGAVVTIDEVTHHNTLDLFFLKVGENGQGLGHKAWLAIEARFPQTVSWQTHTPYFERRNIHFYVNKCGFKIIAFFNAHHPQQDHRSSDDSIGDEGFLFEKIMRE, via the coding sequence ATGACTAGCCAAAATGTTAGCCTGACCGTCGCCGATCTAAACGATTTCCCGGATTTTAAAAAAGAGCTCCAGGCGGCGTTTGCGATTGCCGTCATTGAAGAGTTCGGGGGGCTCCCCGATGGCCCCATCCCGTCCGATAGAGATCTCGATAATTCGCTTCACGCTCCGGGGGCTGTTCCTCTCCGTATCCTCTGCGAGGGCCGAAATGTCGGCGGCGCGGTCGTGACCATCGATGAAGTAACCCATCACAACACGCTCGACCTGTTTTTCCTGAAGGTTGGTGAAAACGGTCAAGGTCTCGGGCACAAGGCCTGGCTCGCCATCGAAGCGCGCTTCCCGCAGACTGTCTCCTGGCAGACGCATACGCCGTATTTTGAGAGGCGGAATATCCACTTCTACGTCAACAAATGCGGCTTCAAGATTATCGCATTCTTCAACGCGCATCACCCCCAGCAAGACCATCGCAGCTCAGACGATTCGATTGGGGATGAGGGATTTCTATTTGAAAAGATCATGCGAGAGTGA